One region of Streptomyces davaonensis JCM 4913 genomic DNA includes:
- a CDS encoding FG-GAP repeat domain-containing protein codes for MGASTPLNLRVPRFTREVLEDDLNEGYWLEAPDIDGDTRPDLVGHGLYLGELYWYQNPGWQKRLVADGFHMPIGAHYGDISGNGFPDIVVCYELYGARGRIDDPDPDGGKIDWIENTGKFDSETRWKRHFIGRHTAMHRMRLGHFTQTRRPELMALPTVGAHHVHALVPVVLFSPNNDPRQPWDKRIIDDAHYRMIHGVEIQKNPLPGSEHLDSILLASEEGVTWLHYDEPQQRFTTTHIGDGEHERFDATGFKGSGDVGAGRIGDDPHAYVVATEPFHGNTVAAYVKERPGTPVAEASWRRIVLDVFGDPNELGEGPSHQIVCADFDNDGDDEFLVALRGPYPWQGVFYYKCLDVEAGVFAKWRVSSDSAARIAIGDFNGDGRLDFATIAYKVDKYFLAEDAKLCLFRNDIEEAAVRP; via the coding sequence ATGGGCGCAAGCACCCCCCTGAACCTCCGCGTCCCCCGCTTCACCCGCGAGGTCCTGGAGGACGACCTCAACGAGGGCTACTGGCTGGAGGCCCCCGACATCGACGGCGACACCCGCCCCGACCTCGTCGGCCACGGTCTCTACCTCGGCGAGCTGTACTGGTACCAGAACCCCGGCTGGCAGAAGCGCCTGGTCGCCGACGGCTTCCACATGCCGATCGGCGCCCACTACGGAGACATCTCCGGCAACGGCTTCCCCGACATCGTCGTCTGCTACGAGCTGTACGGCGCCCGCGGCCGGATCGACGACCCCGACCCCGACGGCGGGAAGATCGACTGGATCGAGAACACCGGCAAGTTCGACTCCGAGACCCGCTGGAAGCGCCACTTCATCGGCCGCCACACCGCCATGCACCGGATGCGCCTCGGCCACTTCACCCAGACCCGCAGACCGGAGCTGATGGCCCTGCCCACGGTGGGCGCCCACCACGTCCACGCCCTCGTGCCCGTCGTACTGTTCAGCCCCAACAACGACCCACGCCAGCCCTGGGACAAGCGCATCATCGACGATGCCCACTACCGCATGATCCACGGCGTGGAGATCCAGAAGAACCCGCTCCCGGGCAGCGAGCACCTCGACTCGATCCTGCTCGCCTCCGAGGAGGGCGTCACCTGGCTCCACTACGACGAGCCCCAGCAGCGCTTCACCACCACGCACATCGGCGACGGCGAGCACGAACGGTTCGACGCCACCGGGTTCAAGGGCAGCGGCGACGTGGGCGCCGGACGCATCGGCGACGACCCGCACGCGTACGTCGTGGCCACCGAGCCCTTCCACGGCAACACCGTGGCCGCCTACGTCAAGGAACGGCCCGGCACGCCGGTCGCCGAGGCGAGCTGGCGCCGGATCGTGCTGGACGTCTTCGGCGACCCCAACGAACTCGGCGAGGGCCCGAGCCATCAGATCGTCTGCGCCGACTTCGACAACGACGGCGACGACGAGTTCCTGGTCGCGCTGCGCGGGCCGTACCCCTGGCAGGGCGTCTTCTACTACAAGTGCCTGGACGTCGAGGCGGGCGTCTTCGCCAAGTGGCGGGTGTCCTCCGACAGCGCCGCGCGCATCGCCATCGGCGACTTCAACGGCGACGGCCGGCTCGACTTCGCCACCATCGCCTACAAGGTCGACAAGTACTTCCTCGCCGAGGACGCCAAACTCTGCCTGTTCCGCAACGACATCGAGGAAGCGGCCGTCCGGCCGTAA
- the iolE gene encoding myo-inosose-2 dehydratase: MPVHTTPRPDGIHLGITPTCWTNDDFPLIGDDIPMEQCLSEIALAGFEGCSIGHTFPTDSDALTAAMHLRGLSVSEPWVSTYFTVPDGSARTARELLRVLEFLNRFNADGPPVRTTTIGVAEFGRSVHLQQLSLRSNKPEFTDEQWADLCEGLDKIGEIVAGQGYALAYHPHMGTGVQTERDVDRLMRDTDPRHVGLLLDTGHLTWAGADLTALMERHRDRIAHVHLKNVRGAVRADRTLADGSFREYIEAGIFTVPGDSDGDIDFDTVLKVLGPGESYRGWLVVEAEQDPRGGHPPLYYAQTAHAYLARALTPT; encoded by the coding sequence ATGCCGGTTCACACCACCCCGCGCCCGGACGGCATCCACCTGGGCATCACCCCCACCTGCTGGACCAACGACGACTTCCCGCTCATCGGCGACGACATCCCCATGGAGCAGTGCCTCAGCGAGATCGCGCTCGCCGGGTTCGAGGGGTGCAGCATCGGCCACACCTTCCCCACCGACTCCGACGCGCTGACCGCCGCCATGCACCTGCGTGGGCTCAGCGTCAGCGAGCCCTGGGTGAGCACGTACTTCACCGTGCCCGACGGCTCCGCGCGCACCGCCCGCGAGCTGCTGCGGGTGCTGGAGTTCCTGAACCGGTTCAACGCCGACGGGCCGCCCGTGCGGACCACCACGATCGGTGTCGCCGAGTTCGGCCGCTCCGTCCATCTCCAGCAGCTCAGCCTGCGCAGCAACAAACCGGAGTTCACCGACGAGCAGTGGGCGGACCTCTGCGAGGGCCTCGACAAGATCGGCGAGATCGTCGCGGGCCAGGGCTACGCCCTCGCCTACCACCCCCACATGGGCACCGGCGTCCAGACCGAGCGGGACGTCGACCGGCTGATGCGGGACACCGACCCCCGCCATGTCGGCCTGCTGCTCGACACCGGCCATCTCACCTGGGCGGGCGCCGATCTGACGGCGCTGATGGAACGGCACCGGGACCGCATCGCGCATGTGCACCTGAAGAACGTCCGCGGTGCCGTCCGCGCCGACCGAACGCTGGCCGACGGCAGCTTCCGCGAGTACATCGAGGCCGGCATCTTCACCGTGCCCGGCGACAGCGACGGCGACATCGACTTCGACACCGTCCTGAAGGTCCTCGGCCCCGGCGAGTCCTACCGGGGCTGGCTGGTCGTCGAGGCCGAGCAGGACCCGCGGGGCGGCCACCCGCCGCTCTACTACGCCCAGACCGCCCACGCCTACCTGGCCCGGGCTCTCACCCCCACCTGA
- a CDS encoding GMC oxidoreductase → MNDSAVPVPHEADVLVIGSGPVGCTFARKLVDAGKHVLMIDAGAQLSRHYGEHLKNSYLFQRNIDLFVSVIKGNLLPLSTATNREPVLTLDPSAFSYDPDKYAGFSMRNQNPEQRGHLNLPAAAATYAVGGMATHWTCAVPRFHPEVERQYAGQGYPIDDKAMDRLYEEAESLLARSTSVFAASARHLLVKRVLQRAGEEFADVTELPLAVSDRADSAHTSAVTWSAADTVLGELADPAHTPPQGSFRLLPEHQCVRLEITGSGKHQKVQYAVVRNLRDVRDEIRLRADTYVVACGAVPTPQLLFTSGVTLPALGRYLTEQPMSFCQVVLEQQHMDHIEEILHSGDDPDRAAADRVARYRAAQLKQLHAGDKTADPVPFPPCERDPNLALLVSEARPWHCQIHRDAFTYGAVPPNVDPRLIVDLRWFGISRPRPENKVTFSRRLRDTFDLPQPTFSFRLDEAERKETDRMSRHMMRTAAALGGFMPGSEPVFLTPGLPLHIAGTTRMGRSALDSVVDEYSKVWHIDNLYLGGNGLHPFGNASNPTLTSVAMALHAVDTIVKGHPGH, encoded by the coding sequence ATGAACGACAGCGCTGTGCCCGTCCCCCATGAGGCCGACGTACTGGTCATCGGCAGCGGCCCCGTCGGCTGCACCTTCGCCCGCAAACTGGTGGACGCGGGCAAGCACGTCCTGATGATCGACGCCGGGGCCCAGCTCTCCCGGCACTACGGCGAACACCTCAAGAACAGCTATCTGTTCCAGCGGAACATCGACCTGTTCGTCTCCGTCATCAAGGGCAATCTGCTCCCGCTGTCGACCGCCACCAACCGGGAACCCGTGCTCACGCTCGACCCGTCCGCGTTCTCCTACGACCCGGACAAGTACGCCGGTTTCTCGATGCGCAACCAGAACCCGGAACAGCGCGGGCACCTCAACCTGCCCGCCGCCGCGGCCACTTACGCGGTGGGCGGCATGGCCACGCACTGGACCTGCGCCGTGCCCCGGTTCCATCCCGAGGTGGAACGGCAGTACGCGGGCCAGGGCTACCCCATCGACGACAAGGCGATGGACCGGCTCTACGAGGAGGCGGAGTCACTGCTCGCCCGCAGCACCTCGGTCTTCGCCGCCTCCGCCCGGCACCTGCTGGTCAAGCGCGTACTCCAGCGCGCGGGGGAGGAGTTCGCCGATGTCACCGAACTGCCCCTCGCGGTCAGCGACCGTGCCGACTCCGCGCACACCTCCGCGGTGACCTGGTCGGCCGCCGACACCGTCCTCGGTGAACTGGCCGACCCCGCGCACACACCCCCGCAGGGTTCGTTCCGGCTGCTGCCCGAGCACCAGTGCGTCCGGCTGGAGATCACGGGTTCCGGCAAGCACCAGAAGGTCCAGTACGCCGTGGTGCGCAATCTGCGTGACGTCCGCGACGAGATCCGGCTGCGGGCCGACACCTACGTCGTGGCCTGTGGCGCCGTACCCACACCGCAGTTGCTGTTCACCTCCGGCGTCACCCTGCCCGCGCTCGGCCGCTATCTCACCGAACAGCCCATGTCCTTCTGCCAGGTGGTGCTGGAGCAGCAGCACATGGACCACATCGAGGAGATCCTGCACAGCGGCGACGACCCGGACCGGGCCGCCGCCGACCGTGTCGCCCGCTACCGCGCCGCCCAGCTCAAGCAGCTCCACGCCGGTGACAAGACCGCCGACCCGGTGCCCTTCCCACCCTGCGAACGGGACCCGAACCTGGCCCTGTTGGTGTCCGAGGCGCGCCCCTGGCACTGCCAGATCCACCGGGACGCCTTCACCTACGGCGCGGTACCGCCCAATGTGGACCCCCGGCTCATCGTGGACCTGCGCTGGTTCGGGATCTCCCGGCCCCGCCCGGAGAACAAGGTCACCTTCTCCCGCCGGCTCCGCGACACCTTCGACCTGCCGCAGCCCACCTTCTCCTTCCGCCTCGACGAGGCCGAACGCAAGGAGACCGACCGGATGAGCCGTCACATGATGCGCACCGCCGCCGCGCTCGGCGGGTTCATGCCCGGCTCCGAACCGGTGTTCCTCACCCCGGGCCTGCCGCTGCACATCGCGGGCACCACCCGGATGGGCCGCAGCGCGCTGGACAGCGTCGTGGACGAGTACTCCAAGGTGTGGCACATCGACAACCTCTATCTCGGCGGCAACGGCCTGCACCCCTTCGGCAACGCCTCAAACCCCACGCTCACCAGCGTCGCGATGGCGCTGCACGCGGTCGACACCATCGTCAAGGGCCACCCCGGACACTGA
- a CDS encoding LuxR C-terminal-related transcriptional regulator — translation MSADARRVAVVGDCPLLRNGVAHVVEDAADFTLALTTRSVDEAAAALVPGDIALVDLQLPPACLSDVVGRLTAQGVAVLVFSSGPDRHAVPAMRAGARGCLSRQADERELLAAIRLVADGCSYISADLAVRADPAPSCRVTDRERQILDLVAHGETDHAIAVRLGISEHTVHSHLDRLRDKIGSRRRADLTRFAITHDIIPPASWPG, via the coding sequence ATGAGTGCGGACGCAAGACGTGTCGCCGTCGTCGGTGACTGCCCGTTACTGCGCAACGGCGTGGCCCATGTCGTCGAGGACGCCGCCGATTTCACTCTCGCCCTCACCACCCGGTCGGTCGACGAGGCCGCCGCCGCACTCGTACCGGGTGACATCGCCCTGGTGGACCTCCAGCTGCCGCCGGCATGTCTGTCGGACGTGGTGGGACGGCTCACCGCTCAGGGCGTCGCCGTCCTGGTCTTCTCCTCCGGCCCGGACCGGCACGCCGTGCCCGCCATGCGCGCCGGCGCCCGCGGCTGCCTCAGCCGGCAGGCCGACGAACGCGAGCTGCTGGCGGCGATCCGGCTCGTGGCCGACGGCTGCTCCTACATCTCGGCGGATCTCGCCGTACGTGCGGACCCGGCGCCGTCCTGCCGGGTCACGGACCGTGAGCGCCAGATCCTGGACCTGGTGGCGCACGGGGAGACGGATCACGCCATCGCCGTCCGCCTGGGCATCAGCGAGCACACCGTGCACTCCCATCTGGACCGACTGCGAGACAAGATCGGCTCCCGGCGCCGGGCGGACCTGACCCGCTTCGCCATCACGCACGACATCATTCCCCCGGCTTCCTGGCCGGGGTAA
- a CDS encoding S8 family serine peptidase, protein MDRKKLEELFYGNRLRPVPWATDCPLRFDALLALAHLPESAPETREDLILAINEDHGVQQVLQRFKDRNMLIPCEPIASGSFVAAKLTLSELVQVVLPLTNLYRVIHDGQRLALDMGGPGIEDALREDLPAEPRSSDVPDPSMWGQERSRHLRWFLRLLAAVVTESTRPVVGAPATPVSAQVVTMLTGVQLTPSDTRLPEPAAGAVIDRRQRYPILSVTVNRQSSSAVVRSRATIKADAAEQVFSVDCRSIGWAVVDSGIDALHPAFLDWDTPVEPGQPQPQRQSRITRAFNFVGVRKTLSLDQLDDGRIDWPRALPYVEFEFPWAPAPAQRPEGPRRPPYTAPLDPHGTHIAGIIGARWPRPLPEAEFRGICPRIKLYDFRVLDADGTGDEFSIVTALQAIRYINEQAGRFVIAGVNLSLSVPHDVASHSTGWTPVCIECDRLVRSGVVVVAAAGNSGYAGAVRTLGKDYHGASISDPGNAESVITVGSTHRSNPHRHGVSYFSSRGPTGDGRPKPDLLAPGEDIDGPVLGESIAALHGTSQAAAHVSGAAAMLLARNRELIGRPERVKQILCGTATDLGRERHFQGSGLVDVLRAMQSI, encoded by the coding sequence ATGGATCGTAAGAAGCTCGAGGAACTCTTCTACGGAAACCGTCTCAGGCCCGTTCCCTGGGCGACGGACTGCCCGCTCCGGTTCGACGCCCTGCTGGCGCTCGCCCATCTTCCCGAGTCCGCGCCGGAGACCCGGGAGGACCTGATCCTCGCCATCAACGAGGACCACGGTGTCCAGCAGGTTCTCCAGCGCTTCAAGGACCGGAACATGCTGATCCCCTGCGAGCCGATCGCCTCCGGCAGTTTCGTCGCGGCGAAGCTGACGCTCAGCGAACTCGTCCAGGTCGTGCTGCCGTTGACCAATCTCTACCGGGTCATCCATGACGGGCAGCGCCTGGCGCTCGACATGGGCGGCCCCGGCATCGAGGACGCGTTGCGGGAAGACCTCCCGGCGGAGCCACGCAGCAGCGATGTTCCCGATCCCTCCATGTGGGGTCAGGAGCGGAGTCGGCACCTGAGGTGGTTCCTCAGACTCCTGGCGGCCGTCGTCACGGAGTCGACTCGTCCCGTCGTCGGTGCGCCGGCCACGCCGGTGAGCGCCCAGGTGGTCACGATGCTCACCGGAGTCCAGCTGACGCCGTCGGACACCAGGCTTCCCGAGCCGGCGGCGGGGGCCGTCATCGACCGCAGACAGCGGTACCCGATCCTCTCCGTGACCGTCAACCGACAGTCGTCCAGCGCGGTCGTGCGCTCTCGGGCCACCATCAAGGCCGACGCCGCCGAACAGGTCTTCTCGGTGGACTGCCGCTCGATCGGCTGGGCCGTGGTCGACAGCGGCATCGACGCACTGCACCCCGCCTTCCTGGACTGGGACACGCCCGTCGAGCCGGGACAGCCACAGCCGCAGCGCCAGTCACGCATCACTCGCGCCTTCAACTTCGTCGGCGTACGCAAAACCCTGTCCCTCGACCAGCTGGACGACGGACGCATCGACTGGCCCCGGGCCCTGCCGTATGTCGAGTTCGAGTTCCCCTGGGCGCCTGCCCCGGCTCAGCGTCCCGAGGGCCCGCGTCGCCCGCCGTACACCGCCCCGCTCGACCCGCACGGCACCCACATCGCGGGGATCATCGGTGCCCGGTGGCCCCGGCCTCTTCCCGAGGCCGAGTTCCGTGGCATCTGTCCCAGGATCAAGCTGTACGACTTCCGGGTCCTCGACGCCGACGGGACGGGGGACGAGTTCTCCATCGTCACGGCCCTTCAGGCCATCCGGTACATCAACGAACAGGCCGGACGGTTCGTCATCGCCGGGGTCAACCTCAGCCTCTCGGTGCCCCATGACGTGGCGAGCCACTCGACCGGGTGGACCCCGGTGTGCATCGAGTGCGACCGGCTGGTCCGCTCGGGTGTGGTGGTCGTCGCCGCGGCCGGGAACTCCGGATACGCGGGCGCCGTACGCACGTTGGGCAAGGACTACCACGGAGCCAGCATCTCGGATCCGGGGAACGCGGAGTCGGTCATCACGGTCGGCTCCACCCATCGCAGCAATCCCCACCGCCACGGCGTCAGTTACTTCTCCAGCCGGGGCCCCACCGGCGACGGCCGGCCGAAGCCCGATCTCCTGGCGCCGGGTGAGGACATCGACGGACCCGTCCTCGGCGAGAGCATCGCCGCACTGCACGGCACCAGTCAGGCGGCGGCGCATGTGAGCGGTGCCGCCGCGATGCTGCTGGCGCGCAACCGGGAGCTGATCGGGCGTCCGGAACGGGTGAAGCAGATCCTGTGCGGGACGGCGACGGATCTGGGCCGGGAACGGCATTTCCAGGGCTCCGGCCTGGTCGACGTGCTGCGTGCGATGCAGTCCATCTGA
- a CDS encoding ComEC/Rec2 family competence protein: MFTFDFLNARHGDAFLVRWGSPKEKVMLVDGGPPQVFETSLRDRLSQLAPDAQGSPRIDVVCLSHVDDDHAVGLLKLLTQIQRARRDAEPDPFAVKRVWFNSVDELVDRNSPGLSASTQEIVDRASEDSSAVSSSYNQGRAIRDAAAALGLGGNPLFDGPLLVGEEATLDQLHVKVVAPDDVALEKLTQRWLKAKQAKDPQVITSAYTDGSIPNLSSIVLMLTHKGRTALLTGDARGDRILAGLRATGLLDDTGPLHVDLLKLPHHGSDRNVESDFFENIHADHYVISADGVKHHHPNEETLRMLVESREPNAEYTIHLTNHIEFADATLDDLKDGRKFTVDVRSPADLALVIEVGEEQ; the protein is encoded by the coding sequence ATGTTCACATTCGACTTCCTCAACGCCCGCCACGGCGATGCCTTCCTGGTGCGGTGGGGGTCGCCGAAGGAAAAGGTCATGCTCGTCGACGGAGGGCCGCCTCAGGTCTTCGAGACGTCGCTGCGCGACCGCCTGTCCCAGCTGGCTCCGGACGCGCAGGGCAGCCCGAGGATCGACGTCGTGTGTCTGTCGCACGTCGACGACGACCACGCCGTCGGACTGCTCAAACTGCTCACGCAGATACAGCGCGCCCGGCGGGACGCGGAACCCGATCCCTTCGCCGTGAAGCGGGTCTGGTTCAACTCCGTCGACGAACTGGTGGACCGCAACTCACCGGGGCTCAGCGCCTCGACCCAGGAGATCGTGGACCGCGCGAGCGAGGACAGCAGCGCCGTCAGTTCCAGTTACAACCAGGGACGGGCCATCCGGGACGCCGCGGCGGCACTGGGGCTCGGCGGCAATCCCCTCTTCGACGGCCCCCTCCTCGTGGGCGAGGAGGCGACGCTCGACCAGCTGCACGTCAAGGTCGTGGCCCCGGACGACGTCGCCCTGGAGAAGCTGACGCAGCGCTGGCTCAAGGCGAAGCAAGCCAAGGACCCGCAGGTCATCACCTCGGCCTACACGGACGGTTCGATACCGAATCTCTCCAGCATCGTGCTGATGCTGACGCACAAGGGACGGACGGCCCTGCTCACCGGAGACGCCAGAGGCGACCGCATCCTGGCGGGGTTGCGTGCCACCGGGCTCCTCGACGACACCGGACCGCTCCATGTCGATCTGCTGAAACTCCCCCACCACGGCAGTGATCGCAACGTGGAGAGCGACTTCTTCGAGAACATCCACGCCGATCACTACGTGATCTCGGCCGACGGGGTGAAGCACCACCATCCCAACGAGGAGACCCTGCGCATGCTCGTCGAATCGCGGGAGCCCAACGCCGAGTACACCATCCACCTGACCAACCACATCGAGTTCGCCGACGCCACCCTCGACGACCTGAAGGACGGCCGGAAGTTCACGGTGGACGTCCGGTCGCCGGCGGACTTGGCACTCGTCATAGAGGTCGGTGAGGAGCAATGA